The Nostoc cf. commune SO-36 genomic sequence GAGTGGACATTCGTTAAGAGTTAGGGACTGACAAAAAATAAAAAAGAGCCAGAGAACTAACTCTCTGGCTCAAAGTTGGAGACAAAATAATCATCAAATTAAGGTTTGGGTAATAACCTAAATTCTTCCCAAGTTATGCAGCCCTAAGACAACGCCCACTCCTAAGATATGGCCAAAGGCGGTAGTTGCTAAAAGGGCTGGTAAACCAAAACCACCAAATAAATTGGCTGAGGGTAGTTTTGGTTCTGCGTTGGGAAATTTGATGGTAGATTTACCAAAAGCAATGGCAACGATATTAGCAATAATGATAATCAGTCCAACTGTCGGACTCCATTGCAGAGGTGTGGTTGCAGCAGCGAGTAAGGTTGAAGTAAACACCTGATTTGCTCCTGAAATTTATTAATGATTGAAAATATAATCTGCAACTTTCCGAAGCAAATTCAAGGAAATACTCGATTTTGCATCAATATTTAACAGTTATTCTTACTACTTAATACAATATGATTTTAATGCAGTAATAATGCAGCGTATTTCAGGTAAATGAAGTACATGGGTAGGGGCACAGCATGTTCCCTACGATTATCTGTACCTCACGCCTGTTGCAATCTGCTGTATATTCAAAGTACTGCAATGCTCGTTCGCCTTTGGTGTCTGCCATTAGACATCTACAGAAATTAATTATTCGGGGCTTTATCTATACACAGCCAATGTTGATGCTACCAACATCATATCTGCAAACAAAAGACCACATATAAAAAAGCATTAGTTTTCATCTATCAAAAGCATCAGATACAAGTATATAAGTTTTCTATATCTAAAGAAATTAAATA encodes the following:
- the psaK gene encoding photosystem I reaction center subunit PsaK encodes the protein MFTSTLLAAATTPLQWSPTVGLIIIIANIVAIAFGKSTIKFPNAEPKLPSANLFGGFGLPALLATTAFGHILGVGVVLGLHNLGRI